The Pangasianodon hypophthalmus isolate fPanHyp1 chromosome 23, fPanHyp1.pri, whole genome shotgun sequence genome includes the window ACAAGCTCAGAAATGACCCTCAAGTATGAAGActtcagagacacacacacacacacacacacacacagctgatgaCGTCATTTCAGACAAAGTTCAGTAATAATCCTGACAAGGCACGTGGACCTGCAGAACTCATTAAGTCTTAAAATGATCCTCTATCAAACTGCGTGCATATTAAAGTTTATAATGCAATAAATGTTAAAgctttagtattttattatacGGAATTGGTGTATTTCCAAGAAGTGACCCTTAAACAGGAACAATAGTGCAGCTCTGATTTACTACGATCATAAAATAACGAACATAAAGCTTATCGTGAAAGCTACAAAgatctttctaaaaataaaagctacacaaagaaaatcaatatttaaaaaaaaaaaaaaaaggaggaggacaaagaggaggaggaagaggaggaagaagaatagAAAGAGGAAAGGGAGAAGGATGAGTAGGAAGAGGAGGAGTAGGAGAAGATtttaaagaggaagaagagaaagaggaagaagaggaggaaacgTAGAAAGAGATAGAGGAGAAGGATGAGGAGATGAACGAGAAGGATAAGGAAGTAGGAGAAGGACAAGGAAGATTTGAAAGAGGCAGAAGAGTGGAAAGAGATAGAGGAGAAAGATGAGAAGGACAAGAAGAAGTAGGAGAAGGACAAGGAAGATttgaaagaggaggaagagttGAAAAAGgtagaggagaaggaggaggagaaggatgagaaggaggaggagaagtagGAGaaggatgaagaggatgaggaggaagaggagaagaagcaggagaaggagaaggatgaagaggatgaggaaggGGAGaaggatgaagaggatgagaaggaggagaggGATGAAGAGGATAAGAAAGAGGAGAAGGATGTAGAAGATaagcaggaggaggagaaggatgaagaggatgaggaggaggagaaggagaaggaggagaccgatgaagaggatgaagaggatgaagaggacgagaaggaggagagggatgaagaggatgaggaagaggaaaaggatGTAGAGCATGAGAAGGAGGAGAGggatgaagaggatgagaaggaggagagggatgaagaggagaaggatgaagaggatgagaaggaggagagggatgaagaggaggaggaggaggagaaggatgtagaggaggaggaagaggagagggatgaagaggatgaggaagaggaaaaggatGTAGAACATGAGAAGGAGGAGAGggatgaagaggatgagaaggaggagaaggacgtagaggatgaggaagaggagaaggatgaagaggatgagaaggaggagagggatgaagaggaggaggaagaggaaaaggatGTAGAGCATGAGTAGGAGGAGAAGGAtgtggaggatgaggaagaggagaaggatgaagaggatgaggaagaggagaaggatgaagaggatgagaaggaggagagggatgaagaggatgagaaggaggagagggatgaagaggatgagaaggaggagagggatgaggaagaggagaaggatgaagaggatgagaaggaggagagggatgaagaggatgaggaggaggagagggatgaagaggatgagaaagaggagagggatgaagaggatgaggaggaggaaggggagGAGGACGAGCCCTTGTCTGCTGCATTTGTCACCAGTCGATGGATTAAAGATGTCCTCCATGTGTGAGAAGCCGCTTcgccacatcacacactgctgcctcCACACACTTCCCTCCACACCAATCACATCTAACAGcccacaatctctctctctctctctctctctctcacacacacacacacacacacacacacacacacacactgttctgtcctgaagaaaacttccttccataaatgttaaataaacatctcctacaGGAAACTTCACTGAGGGGCGATGATTCAAACTTTCACCCTGCACTTTTAGAAACGGGTTCTTTGGATCCTCAAGGGTTCTCTATGTAGCTAGAACTGTTTTAACTATCTAAAGAACCCTTGGAGAACTTTTATATGGTCCTTTTTTCTGAAAGAGTACCAGGTTTTTGCTCAGGTACTCTAGGGGTcctgaaatatatatacagtatatatatatatatatttcgcAAAGCTGCACTCGTATATTAAAAGGAATTTGTAGTTAGCACACTAAATGGTTTTTCAGCCTGTCTCTAAAAACCCGCCATGTTTCCCTTCCACAAAAGTTCCCAACTAGAACCTCTTTTTTAAGCTAGAACACTTCACTATCCAATGAATCATTGAGGAActcgttttttcttttttttttaagaacacaGCATTGCTTCAGCTTCAGAGCGAGCAAAGCGCAAAATCCAAAAATGCCACATGCTGTCCAttctctctgacacacaatGAAAGTCTTCTGCAATCAAAACAATCGATGTTTGTTTGCACTGTGAGATCGAGTTTCGTTTCAGAGCCTAACACGGACATTATTGGGGATCACTTGGATTTCAGAAACcccttttttgtgtttgtaatcCTCTCTGAGCGAGATCAGTGCGCTATTCCAGTAACAGACCACAGAAATGTGCTGAACCCACATCCTCTCCTCTTCTGCATGAAGAACGACTGCATTAAAAACACGCCAATGGAAAACAAAGTTCCGTGCGCAGTTTTTAAGCTAGTCATGACCCGTGAGCCGGGTCGTCTTTGAGCACCTGGCCTGGTGATTTCTCATTAGCACATTAACCTCTGCAAACATTCATGATTCCTCACAACTTAAACTGcagtagcttttttttattttttatttttttgcctcgTCTGCATACCATGGTCTACTAAATCACGGCTTGTAGTTCAAACAAAAAAGCCTCCATCCCCCCAAACCAACACTCCACGGCTGATGGAAGTGATTAAACAATATCTGGTTGTAATTCCACCtcgcacaacacacacaccccccagGACTTTGGTCTCGAAATAGCTCAAACGGAGCGGATGTGGGAGTTCCTGAGCTCTGAACGCAGTTTGTCATTAGAGATGATGTGAGGCTGCGAGGGCACGAGCGCGGCAGCAGGCCTGGTGTTGGGGGAAcaaggaggagggagaggaggaggaggaatgggGGGGGAAAAGACAGGGGGACGCATGCCATCATGCCCTCCAGGTCTTTGGCCTTCTTGAGCTACAGTTTAAGCCACAGATTGCTTGAGATGTTCCATATGGACCCAGTCACGTGGCTAACATGTATACACATGCCGGCACGTgggcttaacacacacacacacacacacacacacacacagacacacacactgtggacgaGATTGGGGAAATGACCTGATGGATAACCACTTCacgaaagagaaacacagattatCAGGGGTGAAGGGTCTTGTgctgggatttatttatttatttatttatttatttatttataatatatccTCTGCTCCTCTTTTCAGGGGCCTTTAAATATCGATGTATAATTTAAATATCGAATGTGAGTATAAAGTGACATATTACAGGTTATACTGTAGATTGTGGTAAGGGTGTGTGCTTTAACCTTCCCaccacctcaaaaaaaaaacaaaacccaacaacaataacaacagctactcagatttgaactcacagcctTCTGGTCCTAATCACACGCTCGATCTTCTTCCTAATTAGCTAACAAACTGAATCAGGCGTTATCGCAGGACAGCACATACTTCAACCTCACTCTTGACCATTGAGCACGTCAAACATGTTGTTGGGGTGAGAACCTATCTAGATACAGCTTGCTAAACAACATTTCTGTCAGGACAGATTTAGATTTTGCTAACTTGAGTGATATTTTGTTGACGCTAGCCAGTGCTAGCTAGCGTATGGAATAGCTGTAGCAAACAGTAACCccattttttcaatttatttcaatCTGCCACTGTTCGACCATGTGACTGATTTCAGCCAATGGAAGCGTATATATATGCAAAGTGCTTTCGTTTGGACTACGCCATGTGCCCTGTCACATCTGCGCTGTGTTTCTGTAGCGCATTTCGTTACGGTAAGGACTGAAGAGCTGAAATTATATAGCGCTGTAGGTGAGAAGTGTTCCCTCAGAACCACACGATGTCCTCTGCCACTGAAAAATAAACTCACCCAGGCCTCACGGCCATGTTTAAAGAAGAAACGAGGTAtttgatggagaaaaaaaatgagaaatatggCCTGCAGAACGGCATTCTCCTGGCAGGTAATAATCGGTCTCGCTTAGCGCAGACGCTCGGCCGTCTCCCTGAGGTTAACCAGACAAGTCTAAAcacccagcacacacactcgccaTGTTTGCTTAGTACAAAAACggcaaagacaaacacacacaaacacacacattatggaGAACTCAAAGCTGGATTTAGTACAGATACACAGAAAGTCACTGTAGCTAATAAATCTTATATTTCTCTGTGGAAGTTGAACTGTCAAGCGTAGCACGTTCTTTTGTCTCGTTTCAACTGAACGACATTACTGTGCTGGAGcaaatttttttccctgtaacttggtctcaaaaaaaaattctttgcaatttctttccatttttattctttaggTCAACAGAGTATTTACTTATTTGATTTGTTTcgttgtttctttttaaaaaaaaacctgaaaaagttAAATGTCTCATTCTGTCGTTctatctggattttttttggcaaatgaaAAATAGTAGAAAACTTGTTTCTTTACAATTTCTTTCAATGTTTTTGTTCGTAAgatgaagaaaatatttttgtttgtttatttttaaaaatcctgacCATGTTAAATCTATTAACTGAGACCTTTTAAATATCAGGTTCTATCTGCCTTTTtatttatggataaaatgagttaatataattgttttaaaatatttatttaaaaatgtagaataatTGAGGGTTGTACATTATTGCTCAGTATATAAAATGAGGTACATGTAAACCCATTTAAAATTATACTACCACCTCACCACGCCATCTCACCTCACCATCTCACCACACTACCACCACACCTCACTACAGCTCATCTCCGCTCACCACACCATctcaccacaccacaccatcacaccacaccatctcACCACACCACCACACCTCACCATCTCACCACACCATCTCACCACAACACCACACCTCACCACTCTACACCTCACCACACCACCACACCTCACCACTCTACCTCTcaccacacctccacacctcactacaccatcTCACCTCACCATCTCACCACACCATCTCACCACAACACCACACCTCACCACTCTACATCTcaccacacctccacacctcactacaccatcTCACCTCACCATCTCACCACACCAccacaccacaacaccacaccTCACCACTCTACATCTcaccacacctccacacctcacCACTCCACACCTCACCACACCACCACACCTCACCACTCTACCTCTcaccacacctccacacctcacCACACCACCACACCTCACCACTCCACACCTCACCACACCACCACACCTCACTACAGCTCATACTTAATGTTTGATAGTTTTGGAAATTAGGACTAAAATGAGCTGTCCAGACCTTGGCCCCATCACCCGTATCACaacaatcataatcataatcagaTTAATGAAGTCCTGTGACACACAGTTCATGGCTAGTTACGACATGTCGCTCAGTTCTCAGTTATCCTGATACCTGATCTGCTGTTACTAGTTTTAAAACACTTccttaaaaaattatttatccaCCAGTGGATTAGGACCATTTCAAAGTTAATATTacataaagtattttatttttacatattttagagCAATTTCATACTGAGGAATATTAGATAACCATCATGTGATAGGAATTTACAGTGTTTCCAAACAGATAtgagatgaaaatattttaaataaataagccagATAGCATTGCAATTAGATTTTTGTaatcaaatattatttaaatatgcaagCCAGACAGGAAAAGGGTTAAGAGTGCTGCATCATGCTAGCAACTGTGACCCAGCTAGCTGAAAGCTaggtaacattagctaactgGCTACAGTCAATCCTATTTCAGCAagcattaaaaatataacatgtatgcaaaaaagtaaataagtaaagttaaaaacaaaacaaaaaaaagaatgcacaTAACTGAGTTAGCTATCTAGTTAACTAGCCTAATTATGTGACAAAGCACACTTAAATATTAagaagtgtgtttattaattCCAGACATCATTCACTGGTTGATGTACCAGactgaaatgaattgaaaatattttataaaacaaactAACATGTGTGCTGATAGAGATGCTAGCTGGCATTGTAATGagtgttgcatttttgtataaaaaaaaaacaagtcaaatattattttaatatgcaCGCTAGCTAAGAAAATGATTAATGGTGCTGTGTCACGCTAGCaactgtgaccttgaccctcagtaatcttattaaaaaagaaaagaaataagtaaagtaaaaaaaaggcGCATAACTTGGTTAGGTATCTAGTTAACTAGcataattaatgatttaaaaattaagATGATAAACTGAAATGtacttgtttttattaatcttattcTACCCATTTACTCGTTGCACTGTATCTTTTCTGGaagtgataaatgcatggatcTGAAATCCTCACACCGAACGAGAGATAGGAGATACGATAACGAGGAGAAATGTTTTACAGGTTGAATAAATATCCTCTGAACCTCCACCTCCTGGCATTTCCTGCTATACACCATTTTTCACGACTGGAACTTCTGGAGTGTCTCATGATATTGTTGACTTTGTCTTTCAGTGACTCTAAAGCAAGCTTACTGACCAGAATCGTAAACGCTGAGAGACGAGAGAGAAAATACTAGTGCGAGAGGAAAGAGGGTACGGAGTAAAACGAAGGAATGTAAACATACAGTAGATTCCCGCAGGAGGAGCGGTGATAAAAACGTCAAAGTGTGTCAAAAGCAGTTAAAGTGATACGATCAGAGAGGAGCGTGCTAGCATGGGGGGGAGGGACTAGCATGGCGTATGATATTTAATCCTCCAAAAATTAGCTTGCTGGGGTTGAACCCCGGGGTCCAGTCCAGCGTCCTGATCGGGATGTGTTTGGTTTGGCTCAGCTTGGCCTTGATCTCGAGAGGACTGGCTGTTAATGCACGTGGGgggaaactttaaaaaaaatacaacatacaAAGTCTCTTTTTAATTAGTGAAGTATTCTCTTTGAGTTGCATAATGAATTCCAAATGTGAGAGTGGGAGAGGCAGTAAGGAGATACGGCTCTGAGGAATGGCCTGACCTCTGGCTGGCCtcgcacacgtgtgtgtgtgtgtgtgtgtgtgcgtgtgtgtctggtgCAGACTGGCTCCAGGTTCACAGAAATCAGTGAGTGACAGAATAACAAGCTGGCTAATGGAATCAAACGAGCCCTGACTGAGTTATCAGCTCCCCGGAGAGCAGCTAGCTTGGTGTTTCGTTCCCTAGTGCCCACTCACGTCAGACGTCTGAGAAAGGAGCTTGTTAACCTGTAACTCGAAGGTTGTAGTGTGTGACTTCATAGTCCCAGGACACAGATGATGAAGCACATACTAAGAGTTAGTGATGCTGTTTTgaaggaaattattttaaaaaatgacatagaTAATGTTTACCGCTACACAAACTGGGCCTGTTACATGTCAGATTGTGCAGCTGTCTTTTTTATGTGCCAGACTGAAATTAAAGGGTTtttgtaataatgaaaaaaagctAACTAGTGTTTGCTTGCTGTCACAGTATGCTAGCTAGTGTAGCAATAATAAAGGACTGCCagtggaggattttttttttatataatgaaaCGTTATTTTATTATGCATCCCAGCTAAGGAAGAAATGCCTAATGGTGCTGCTAGTAACTTTGAAAGTTAGTACATAAAGGAACGCTAACTAACTTGGGCAGTATCCCAAAAAACATCACAGCCTCAAAGGGAGTTGAAAAACAGCGTCTTAAGATGCATGAGATAAGCACAACGAAAaggtagaaaataaataataaaatcagatgATGCTCTCAGGTTATTGCACTGGACCACCCTTGAGAAGTGACTCAGGTCAGTCCAGGCCACGTGGTTCTGGGACAAAACGGGTCTCCTTTTTGGGATCAGGCGTCGAGGGGCTAACGCTGAGTGTGAAGTAGACAGTGTCAGGGCTGATCCTTCGAGGCTCTACAAGCATCTATGAGCTCATCATGGCATCGGTCCAACGTCCACGGAGGCCCAGACGCTCCTTCTGTCACCCGAGCCGACCCGACCCGAGAACAACCTACCGAAGCCGGGCTCTAACACAAAGCCTCTGTTCACCACGCAGGAAGTAAGAGAGGGATGGACAGACGAAAAGGACGAAATGTGACGATAAAACGTAAAGAGGGCCCAAGGACGGGAAAGTCCTGAGGAGACCAAAATACACGCTTGTTGTCTGTCTGAGGATGAGGTCATGCAGAAACATGCAGGAACATGCAGAAACCGCATGAGCAGGCTGGTCAAGTACTCGAGGCCTGAAGAGGCGGCCAGATAGCCACAAGCCAGTGGAAGTGCCAAGACGGGGCAGCTATTTTCAGATCGAAACGAGACTCTGGCGCCAGAGCGTGCGGATGGCCGATTGAAGGACAGCCGAGGTGGTGACAGCACACGGTCTCGGCGTAATGGTGCGGCCGCTGTGACCGAACGCTGAGCATCATGGGAACATGCTAATGTGCTCCTTCATGTCTCATGGCCGCTGATTAACAGTCAGAAAGGAGGAAAGCGAAAACAAGCTTTGAGTTATACTTCAAAAGTCGTCGAAGGTCCTCGACCACACAGCTGGACGCCAAACTTCTGACCGACCGAGCAGACGGGTATCAGCAGAGCGTCtcctcaatgtgtgtgtgtgtgtgtgtgtgagtgtgtggttagACAGAAAGATACAGCCGTACACACAGATAAGAGACAGCGAGGCTAATTGGTTTCTCATACAAGAGAAAAAGCAGAACTCAGGGGAACTGGAGCAGCTCTAATGCAAACCATATGCTGATCTCACTGCTCTGCAtctcctgagacacacacagccaaaaataTAACCAGTCCAGGTCAAACAATAACACCTCGAATGCAAGTCATTTACGATACGAAAATCTGAATCATGCCAGAAACTACACAATGAACCGAACCACATGGCAACAATTCCCTCTTCGTGCTACGCTTATTTAGAATGTCAACACCTTATGGGCTGATTTCACCGAACCGAGGTCAGATCCTGGTTCTGACCTCTCCGCTTAATTAACCTCACGCCCCATAAGAGCCCCTGCACACGTCTGCTGTATAAAACAAATGCACTTGCACATTACAGTGCGGCCTATAAAAGTGCCACCATCTAACAATTAGGCCGCATTCCCGGAGCAGTCCAGCTCAAAAATCACTATAATTCCAAAAACAACGTGGCAATTTTCTAGGCAGGGAGCGCAGGACTCTCCAACCGTCCATCACTGCGTTTCGGGAAGACATAAAGAGCGCGGTTTCCTGCATGAAGACCGCATCAGCTGTCAGAATCCTAATTACAGCATTTTGGCCGTGTAATTACGATATCTGCTATTTCTATCGATCATAAGATCACATGGCTGTTTCAACAAACAGGGGGATTATTTTTGTAACCCTTAAAATGCTTTGCATTTAAGAAATGTTCTTGTGTATCACTAAAACAtcagtcatatatatatatatatatatatgtatgtatgtataaaaaaatcaggtccataagtatttggacagagaCACAATGTTCagaattttgcctctgtataccaccacaatggatttgaaatgaagcaatcaagatgggattgaagtgtagactttcagctttaattcaagggttgATTCAATGTtcaaactgcttatcagtcaattgtccaattacttttgatcctgtgaaaatggagggactatggaaaaaatggctgtaattcctaaatggttaatgcaatatttttgttaaaccccttgaattaaaagACTACATTTCATATCAAATCTAttatggtggtgtacagaggcaaaattaccaaaattgtgtcactgtcccaatacttatggacctgactttatatatatatatatatatatatacaatactgtgcaaaagtcttaggacatgcaaagaaattctGCAGAGCAaagataattaaattattaaataataatttaatttaataattaaattaaattaaataattaaatgtttctacattaaaaaaatactgtaaagagcagtaaacagtaataaatgaaacaaagtcaatatttggtgtgatgatcctttgcttttaataaaatagtagtctcaggtacaatttgtgcagttttataaggaaatgagctgtaagtgttactgagcatcttgcagaagcagccacggttcttctgtaacatttaattttctgctggaaaactaatattaggaaatctaaaatgtttttgtactgactcaataatgtctaagacttttgcatggTACTGTACATAAATTGAGAGTTAAGGACGTATCCATTTCACTGCATCTCAGTAGAAACTCAACCGCATTTTGGATCAagcttttcaaaataaaaaaaaagaaagaaaggaagtatCTTCGAATGAGTGCGTTAGTGAAAACAATGCTGGTTTAGAGACACAAATCTCTCTCAGATGGCTCagctcattattttatttcatcttcACCACATCCATCTCTGGTAACGCgtttctgctttctctcttcATGCTGTTGGTCATTGGATCGGTTTAAAATTCATCTGAACTGTTATGAAGA containing:
- the LOC128317280 gene encoding uncharacterized protein DDB_G0271670-like; the encoded protein is MRPPVFSPPIPPPPLPPPCSPNTRPAAALVPSQPHIISNDKLRSELRNSHIRSSLSSFSSSSSLSSSSSSSSLSSFSSSSSFSSSSSLSSFSSSSSLSSFSSSSSLSSFSSSSSFSSSSSSSSFSSSSSSTSFSSYSCSTSFSSSSSSSSLSSFSSSSSFSSSSSSTSFSSFSSSSSLSSFSCSTSFSSSSSSSSLSSSSSSTSFSSSSSSSSLSSFSSSSSFSSSSLSSFSSSSSLSSFSCSTSFSSSSSSSSLSSFSSSSSSSSSSSTPHVATWSVQHTVTRELRVRGQKRERNETDPEMRRLNHTLQRCSLRSSCVPEALLNSSARVILQHTASYHLRAQQQVLLQDEPRAQSLSEPTCPATSVSTDTTRNSTTSTHSRTPPANERP